A portion of the Atribacterota bacterium genome contains these proteins:
- the dapB gene encoding 4-hydroxy-tetrahydrodipicolinate reductase — protein MNNVIVCGGCGKMASLIAKLIYQDDTLELVGVIESSKHPAIGQDWGIVNGIGKTEIIIEDNLDKIIEKCDVVVDFTNPEATMNNLIICSKHKKACVIGTTGLSENQVKNIRESSENIPIVFSPNMALGVNLLFDLAKKVAAVLDAEYDIEIIETHHRYKKDAPSGTAMKIAEIIANERGVKLDKSAIYGRCGNIGARNKGEIGIHAIRAGNISGEHTIIFNSLGERLELTHKAYSRDAFAEGAVKAINFILNKKKGLFSTKEVLNL, from the coding sequence ATGAATAATGTTATTGTTTGTGGAGGATGCGGTAAAATGGCATCACTTATAGCTAAACTCATCTATCAGGATGATACACTAGAGTTAGTTGGGGTTATAGAGTCAAGTAAACACCCTGCCATCGGTCAGGATTGGGGGATTGTAAATGGAATTGGTAAAACTGAAATAATTATTGAAGATAACCTTGACAAAATTATTGAAAAATGTGATGTAGTTGTAGATTTTACAAATCCTGAGGCAACAATGAATAATCTGATAATATGTTCAAAACATAAGAAAGCTTGTGTGATTGGTACAACCGGATTATCTGAGAACCAGGTAAAAAATATCAGGGAATCCTCAGAAAATATTCCCATAGTGTTTTCACCAAATATGGCATTAGGAGTTAATTTATTATTTGATTTAGCAAAAAAAGTAGCAGCTGTATTGGATGCCGAATATGATATTGAAATTATTGAAACACATCATCGCTATAAAAAGGATGCACCAAGTGGTACTGCCATGAAAATTGCTGAAATAATTGCTAATGAAAGAGGTGTAAAGCTGGATAAATCAGCAATTTATGGACGTTGTGGAAATATTGGCGCTAGAAATAAAGGGGAAATCGGTATTCATGCCATAAGAGCTGGAAATATAAGTGGAGAGCATACAATCATTTTCAATTCCCTGGGTGAAAGACTGGAACTGACTCATAAAGCATACAGCAGGGATGCATTCGCCGAAGGAGCAGTTAAGGCGATTAATTTTATTTTAAATAAAAAGAAGGGACTTTTTTCAACAAAAGAGGTATTGAATCTGTAA
- the dapA gene encoding 4-hydroxy-tetrahydrodipicolinate synthase, protein MFRGSIVALITPFDKNNRIDEQGIKDLVEFHIKNGTDAIVPCGTTGESPTLSHEEHKKVIELTINAVNQRVPVIAGTGSNSTEEAIELTSAAREMGADGALLVMPYYNKPTQKGLYMHFKTIVEKVDIPAIVYNVPSRSGVNLLPSTLASLAELKNITAVKEASGNLEQMAEIIYLCGDKLTLLSGDDKILLPVLSIGGKGVISVVANIIPKEVSLMVRKFEEGSYEEAREMFFKTIYPLSRAMFYETNPIPVKTAARLMGLPAGNLRLPMVDMENSNFEQLKQDLRSFNLLED, encoded by the coding sequence ATGTTTAGAGGATCAATTGTTGCTTTAATAACACCATTTGATAAAAATAATAGAATTGATGAACAGGGAATTAAGGATTTGGTTGAGTTCCATATAAAAAACGGGACTGATGCTATTGTTCCCTGCGGAACTACCGGAGAATCTCCGACTCTCAGCCATGAAGAACATAAAAAAGTCATAGAATTAACCATTAATGCAGTTAATCAAAGGGTTCCGGTAATTGCGGGTACCGGATCTAATTCCACTGAAGAGGCTATTGAACTTACCTCAGCAGCCAGGGAAATGGGAGCCGACGGTGCCTTATTGGTTATGCCTTATTACAATAAACCTACACAAAAAGGTCTCTATATGCATTTTAAAACCATTGTTGAAAAGGTTGATATTCCGGCAATTGTGTATAATGTACCATCACGATCCGGTGTCAATTTATTGCCTTCTACCCTGGCCAGTTTAGCTGAATTGAAAAATATTACAGCAGTAAAAGAAGCAAGCGGTAATCTTGAACAAATGGCCGAAATTATATATTTGTGTGGTGACAAACTCACTTTATTATCCGGAGATGATAAAATATTGCTCCCGGTATTATCCATAGGGGGTAAAGGAGTAATATCGGTTGTAGCAAATATTATTCCCAAAGAAGTATCTTTAATGGTCAGAAAATTTGAGGAAGGCAGTTATGAGGAAGCACGGGAAATGTTCTTTAAAACAATATATCCTTTGAGCCGAGCCATGTTCTATGAGACTAACCCAATTCCTGTTAAAACAGCTGCCCGGTTAATGGGTTTGCCGGCAGGAAATTTACGTTTACCCATGGTTGATATGGAAAACAGTAATTTTGAACAACTAAAGCAAGATTTAAGATCATTCAATTTATTGGAGGATTAA
- a CDS encoding aspartate kinase encodes MIIIRIVVKFGGTSIRDIDRIEKATNSIAKKVKEGHEVLVVVSAMGDTTDNLISLLEGVTKSGYDMNDYAQFVSFGERMSAQLVAASLRAQEIQSRPFDPSGDDFPIITNNKNLLEADILSKQSKEQCQTYLEPLLQKGIVPVVCGFLGRSEKDNIITCLGRGGSDITAFALGDFIKADEVIIVTDASGVASADPRLVKKVEMLPKISVEEMGILAESGAKVLHPRALKYKNKNMRSKIIHFQNGDLDSPGTEIEGSFSSKVDIFQDKLCLLTIVGDSILETPGILRDIITPLSKNNISIQSIAIGIQYIGIYVSEKYSKKAYDLIHLSVLKSEKLKSVTSKEDIALIVVSSRDFIDTPGIIEKITRPLAENNINILEMVTIKTDILIFVSWNNKDKVYQLIRQTLGEIGINTQK; translated from the coding sequence GTGATTATCATTAGAATTGTAGTTAAGTTTGGTGGAACAAGTATAAGGGATATAGATCGGATTGAAAAGGCAACCAATTCAATTGCTAAAAAAGTAAAGGAAGGTCATGAAGTTTTAGTAGTAGTTTCAGCTATGGGAGACACTACTGATAATTTAATATCATTATTGGAAGGAGTAACCAAATCCGGTTATGACATGAACGATTATGCTCAATTTGTATCATTTGGAGAGAGGATGAGTGCCCAGTTGGTAGCTGCTTCATTAAGGGCTCAAGAAATACAATCACGCCCTTTTGATCCTTCCGGAGATGATTTTCCTATTATTACTAATAACAAGAATTTACTGGAAGCAGATATTTTATCAAAGCAAAGCAAAGAACAATGTCAGACTTATCTTGAACCATTGTTACAAAAAGGAATTGTTCCGGTGGTTTGCGGTTTCCTTGGGAGGAGTGAGAAAGATAATATTATTACATGTTTAGGCAGGGGCGGAAGTGATATTACAGCTTTTGCCTTAGGTGATTTTATTAAAGCAGATGAGGTTATTATAGTTACCGATGCATCAGGTGTTGCTTCGGCAGATCCCAGATTAGTCAAAAAAGTAGAAATGTTGCCAAAAATAAGTGTAGAAGAGATGGGTATTTTGGCTGAAAGCGGTGCAAAAGTATTACACCCCAGGGCTTTAAAATATAAAAATAAAAATATGAGATCAAAGATAATTCATTTTCAAAATGGAGATTTAGACTCTCCTGGAACGGAAATTGAAGGCAGTTTTTCCAGCAAGGTTGATATTTTTCAGGACAAGCTTTGTTTGTTGACCATAGTTGGAGATAGTATTTTAGAAACTCCAGGAATATTGAGGGATATAATTACACCATTATCGAAAAATAATATTAGTATACAGAGTATTGCAATAGGAATTCAATATATCGGTATTTATGTATCTGAAAAGTATAGTAAAAAAGCATATGATTTGATACATCTTTCTGTATTAAAGAGTGAAAAGTTAAAATCTGTTACATCAAAAGAAGATATTGCCCTCATTGTAGTGAGTAGCAGAGATTTTATAGATACCCCTGGTATTATTGAAAAAATAACACGTCCATTGGCGGAAAATAATATAAATATTTTGGAAATGGTTACAATAAAGACTGATATATTAATATTTGTTTCCTGGAATAATAAGGATAAAGTTTACCAGCTGATTCGTCAGACTCTTGGTGAAATTGGAATTAATACTCAAAAATAA
- a CDS encoding LL-diaminopimelate aminotransferase, translated as MKIAERIKNVPPYLFAEIDKKKEAAIARGVDIINLGIGDPDKPTPSYIIDQLEKSARDPKTHDYPPYEGTKEFRSAAAEWYLKRFGVKLDPYKEIISLIGSKEGIAHVFLAFIDPGDISLIPDPAYPVYKTGTLFANGKPYYMPLLAENGFLPDLDKIDEGIAKKAKLIFLNYPNNPTGAVASLDYFKEVVDFAKKYNLLICHDFAYSELAYDGYKSPSILEIEGAKDISLEFHSLSKTYNMTGWRIGFAVGGQEAISALSIIKTNVDSGIFKAIQEAGVTALTGPQDHIPQMIDMYTERRNVIVEGLNKLGWSLEAPKGTFYVWAPTPAGMSSIDFANKVLEKTGIIVTPGVGYGQYGEGYFRIALTVDVPRMKEAIGRLEKANIIYTA; from the coding sequence ATGAAGATTGCAGAAAGAATTAAAAATGTGCCACCATATTTATTTGCAGAAATTGACAAGAAAAAGGAAGCAGCAATCGCCAGGGGTGTGGATATAATTAATTTAGGGATCGGAGATCCTGATAAACCCACACCTTCATATATTATTGACCAGCTGGAAAAAAGTGCCCGGGATCCCAAAACTCATGATTATCCGCCTTATGAAGGAACTAAAGAATTCAGGTCAGCAGCTGCAGAGTGGTATCTGAAAAGATTTGGGGTAAAGCTTGACCCATATAAGGAAATAATTTCTCTTATCGGGTCAAAAGAAGGAATAGCCCATGTGTTTTTAGCTTTTATTGATCCCGGAGATATAAGTTTGATACCGGATCCGGCATATCCTGTTTACAAGACAGGAACATTATTTGCCAATGGCAAGCCATATTATATGCCATTATTGGCAGAGAATGGTTTTCTGCCGGATTTAGATAAGATAGATGAAGGTATAGCGAAAAAAGCAAAACTGATATTTCTAAACTATCCCAACAATCCAACCGGTGCAGTTGCAAGTCTGGATTACTTTAAAGAGGTTGTTGATTTCGCTAAAAAATATAATCTGCTGATATGTCATGATTTTGCATATTCAGAACTGGCATATGATGGTTACAAATCACCAAGTATCCTGGAAATAGAGGGAGCGAAGGATATTTCTCTGGAATTTCATTCTTTATCAAAAACTTATAATATGACCGGGTGGAGGATCGGCTTTGCAGTAGGTGGACAAGAAGCAATATCTGCCCTTTCAATAATTAAGACAAATGTGGATTCAGGTATTTTTAAGGCTATTCAGGAAGCGGGAGTAACTGCCTTAACAGGTCCACAAGATCATATTCCACAGATGATAGACATGTATACTGAAAGAAGAAATGTGATTGTAGAAGGTTTGAACAAACTTGGATGGTCTCTGGAGGCTCCAAAAGGAACATTTTATGTCTGGGCTCCAACACCGGCTGGAATGAGTTCTATTGATTTTGCCAATAAGGTTTTGGAGAAAACAGGGATAATCGTAACACCTGGCGTAGGATATGGTCAGTACGGAGAAGGATACTTTAGAATTGCGTTAACCGTAGATGTGCCCAGGATGAAAGAGGCAATAGGTAGATTGGAAAAGGCCAATATCATTTATACAGCATAA
- the dapF gene encoding diaminopimelate epimerase, with translation MKKEFVKMHGIGNDFIIMDFYSEKEPDGINYNNLAKRLCQRHFGIGADGLILILPSKKYDLRMRIFNFDGSEPQMCGNGIRCFAKYAYENKLIEKKIFSVETLAGEIIPEIIFNEKTGFIEGVKVDMGEPRLTGKEIPVTGNPDKKVINQELLVENNKFMITCVSMGNPHCVIFIEDVERFPVREIGPLIEINPFFPEKTNVEFIEILNDHEINFRVWERGVGETMACGTGACAAVVAGVLNKKVNSKAIVHLNGGDLKINWADDGHVYMTGPAESVFEGSVSID, from the coding sequence ATGAAAAAAGAGTTTGTTAAAATGCACGGTATTGGAAATGATTTTATAATAATGGATTTCTATTCAGAAAAAGAACCTGATGGAATTAATTATAATAATCTTGCAAAAAGACTCTGCCAAAGACATTTTGGCATTGGAGCAGATGGCCTGATTTTAATACTTCCTTCAAAAAAATATGATTTAAGGATGAGAATATTTAATTTTGATGGAAGTGAACCCCAGATGTGTGGTAATGGAATCAGGTGTTTTGCCAAATACGCTTATGAAAATAAATTAATTGAAAAGAAAATATTCTCAGTAGAAACGCTGGCGGGAGAAATAATCCCTGAAATCATTTTTAATGAGAAAACCGGTTTTATTGAAGGTGTAAAAGTGGATATGGGTGAACCCCGATTGACTGGTAAAGAGATACCGGTAACAGGAAATCCTGATAAAAAGGTAATTAATCAAGAGTTATTAGTTGAAAATAATAAATTTATGATAACTTGTGTTTCAATGGGTAATCCTCATTGCGTTATTTTTATTGAAGATGTTGAAAGGTTTCCAGTAAGAGAGATTGGGCCTTTAATAGAAATAAATCCCTTCTTTCCCGAGAAAACCAATGTAGAATTTATTGAAATTCTAAATGACCATGAAATTAATTTTAGAGTTTGGGAACGTGGAGTAGGTGAAACAATGGCGTGTGGTACTGGTGCCTGTGCTGCTGTTGTAGCAGGAGTTTTGAACAAAAAGGTCAATAGTAAAGCCATTGTTCACCTGAATGGCGGGGATTTAAAAATCAACTGGGCAGATGATGGACATGTTTATATGACAGGTCCTGCTGAAAGCGTTTTCGAAGGCTCTGTCAGTATTGATTAA
- the lysA gene encoding diaminopimelate decarboxylase yields MTDTFVKNELEQRGFDLDQNRELMFEKVRINEIAQKYDTPCYIYSENIIRKNCQEYILSFKNNNVDFEILYAGKAFLVKALCNILDEEGMGIDASSGGEIYTALAANFPAERIYFHGNNKSEKEIRFALENNIGTIMIDNLYELGLVNNIAKELNKKVHIMIRVIPGVDTHTHEKIRTGQVDSKFGFPISELENIFPAVMERDNLVYRGLHCHIGSQLLDVKYHLQAIVEMIHVIKKIEDKYEIKTNNLNLGGGLGVRYTRDDNPVPINIFVNSIINKVKDVCDEYKVSLPKILIEPGRSIVAEAGITLYRIGAIKEITGLKKYLIVDGGMADNPRPSLYDAKYEALIVDRLESNKTELVTIAGKFCESGDILIKNIELPRAESGDLIILFTTGAYHYSMANNYNGIPRPPVVLVNEGKHGLMVNRETYQDVINNHVIPDWLM; encoded by the coding sequence ATGACCGATACTTTTGTGAAAAATGAGTTAGAGCAAAGAGGATTTGATCTGGATCAGAATAGGGAATTAATGTTTGAAAAAGTTAGAATAAATGAAATTGCGCAAAAATATGATACACCATGTTATATTTATTCAGAAAACATTATTAGAAAGAATTGCCAGGAGTATATTTTATCATTTAAAAATAATAATGTTGATTTTGAAATACTATATGCTGGTAAAGCATTTTTAGTTAAAGCACTGTGTAATATTTTAGATGAAGAAGGAATGGGTATTGACGCATCTTCAGGAGGTGAAATTTATACAGCCTTAGCAGCAAACTTTCCTGCAGAAAGAATATATTTTCATGGGAATAACAAGTCTGAAAAAGAAATAAGGTTTGCATTAGAAAACAATATCGGAACAATAATGATTGATAATCTCTATGAATTAGGTTTAGTCAATAATATAGCTAAAGAGTTAAATAAAAAAGTACATATTATGATAAGAGTTATTCCAGGTGTTGATACACATACTCATGAAAAAATAAGAACAGGACAGGTAGACTCAAAATTTGGTTTTCCAATTTCAGAGTTAGAAAATATATTTCCAGCGGTAATGGAAAGAGATAATCTGGTATACAGAGGGTTACATTGCCATATTGGGTCCCAGCTTTTAGATGTTAAATATCATCTTCAGGCAATAGTTGAAATGATTCATGTTATTAAGAAGATTGAAGACAAGTATGAAATAAAAACAAATAACCTGAATTTAGGAGGAGGACTCGGAGTCAGGTATACAAGAGATGATAATCCCGTTCCTATTAATATTTTTGTTAATAGTATTATTAATAAGGTAAAAGATGTATGTGATGAGTATAAAGTTTCATTGCCAAAAATATTGATTGAACCAGGCAGGTCGATAGTTGCTGAAGCAGGTATTACTCTTTACCGGATAGGGGCAATAAAAGAAATAACCGGTTTAAAAAAATACCTTATAGTGGATGGAGGTATGGCTGACAATCCCAGGCCAAGTCTTTATGATGCAAAATATGAAGCATTGATAGTTGATAGGCTTGAATCAAACAAAACTGAACTTGTCACAATTGCCGGAAAATTTTGTGAATCAGGTGATATTCTTATAAAAAATATTGAATTACCCAGGGCTGAAAGCGGGGATTTGATTATTCTCTTTACTACAGGTGCTTATCATTATTCTATGGCTAATAATTATAACGGTATTCCCAGACCGCCCGTTGTTCTGGTTAATGAGGGGAAACACGGATTAATGGTAAACAGAGAAACCTATCAGGATGTTATTAATAATCATGTAATACCAGATTGGTTAATGTGA